Proteins encoded together in one Desulfosporosinus meridiei DSM 13257 window:
- a CDS encoding HPP family protein, with the protein MQELRKTVAPVDFLNKGYLECLGKMVRFLQINYLSKMKGEKKGPPLPYPSLLESILTWLGSFLGIIAITLFAHTLELPVVASFGASAVLIYGVPDAPLSQPRNVVLGHTLSAAVGVATVMVFGLTWWSPALGTALALVVMLLTKSTHPPGGATALFAVLSQAEPIYIFTPILVGAIILVIIGVLVNNLSPKRRYPKHWY; encoded by the coding sequence ATGCAGGAATTAAGGAAAACGGTAGCCCCTGTAGATTTCTTAAATAAGGGATATTTAGAATGCCTTGGAAAAATGGTTCGATTTTTACAGATAAACTATCTTTCCAAAATGAAAGGTGAAAAGAAAGGGCCTCCACTTCCTTATCCTTCACTGTTGGAATCGATTTTGACTTGGCTGGGCTCTTTTCTGGGAATAATAGCTATAACTCTATTTGCTCACACGCTAGAACTTCCTGTTGTAGCATCCTTTGGCGCTTCAGCAGTCCTGATATACGGTGTTCCGGATGCTCCTTTGTCTCAACCCCGTAATGTTGTTTTGGGACATACATTGTCTGCGGCGGTGGGAGTAGCGACAGTCATGGTGTTTGGGTTAACATGGTGGTCTCCTGCCTTGGGAACTGCTCTGGCATTAGTTGTTATGCTTCTCACTAAGTCAACTCATCCTCCCGGTGGGGCTACGGCCCTATTTGCTGTCTTGAGTCAAGCGGAACCCATCTATATCTTTACTCCAATTCTGGTTGGGGCCATAATCCTTGTGATAATCGGAGTTCTTGTCAATAACTTGTCACCAAAGAGACGTTACCCAAAGCATTGGTACTAA
- a CDS encoding ABC transporter ATP-binding protein, whose translation MSQDRNTNNEKGLPGGKQGGPMGALGKPVEKAKNFKGTLRRLLQYLKPQRTKFLFVFITASLSTIFSILGPKIMGKGVTKIGEGLGAKMVAAQTGKSVPSLDFTYIGQIVLILIGLYIISAAFSYLQQYIMAGVAQRTVYKLRKEVDEKLSRLPLKFFDARTHGEILSRVTNDIDNISTTLQQSLTQLITSLVTIIGVIVMMLSISPLLTLIVILTLPLYMVVTIKIAKRSQKHFSAQQKSLGELNGLVEEAYAGHKIVKAFGHEDETFARFKAINERLYQAGYKAQFISGIIMPLMRFVSNLGYVMICVVGGVFATRNMISIGDILAFIQYSRQFTQPIVQTANIVNIIQSTIASAERVFELLDETEEVSDDIEAKLVPFPKGNVRFENVDFSYKEEEELLKKINVDVKPGSTIAIVGPTGAGKTTLVNLLMRFYEISNGKISIDGIDIRDIKRGSLRSMFGMVLQDTWLFNGTIYENIAYGREDASEEEVINAAKAAHAHHFIKTLPEGYNTILNEEASNISQGQKQLLTIARAILANPVILILDEATSSVDSRTEVYIQKAMTELMKGRTSFVIAHRLSTIRDAELILVMNQGSIIEMGSHKDLLARKSFYADLYNSQFTGRNIEVV comes from the coding sequence ATGAGTCAAGACCGTAATACAAACAATGAAAAAGGACTTCCTGGGGGAAAACAGGGCGGGCCTATGGGGGCGCTAGGAAAACCCGTAGAAAAAGCCAAGAATTTTAAAGGAACTCTTAGGAGGTTGCTGCAATATTTAAAGCCCCAGAGAACAAAATTTTTGTTTGTTTTTATAACTGCCAGCCTTAGTACAATTTTTAGCATCCTTGGACCTAAGATCATGGGGAAAGGGGTTACGAAAATCGGCGAAGGTCTAGGTGCAAAAATGGTAGCAGCACAGACTGGGAAGTCTGTTCCTTCCTTGGATTTCACCTATATTGGTCAGATAGTGTTAATCCTGATTGGTTTGTATATTATCAGTGCTGCATTTAGCTACCTGCAGCAGTATATCATGGCCGGAGTTGCCCAGAGGACTGTTTACAAGCTGCGCAAGGAAGTAGATGAGAAGCTTTCCCGCCTTCCACTTAAGTTCTTTGATGCCCGGACTCATGGCGAGATTTTAAGTCGTGTTACCAATGATATTGACAATATTTCTACCACTCTGCAACAAAGCCTTACCCAACTGATAACCTCGCTGGTTACTATAATAGGGGTTATCGTAATGATGTTGTCGATAAGTCCATTACTAACTTTAATTGTGATTTTGACCTTGCCTCTTTATATGGTAGTTACGATTAAAATTGCAAAGCGTTCCCAGAAACACTTTTCTGCACAACAGAAGTCATTAGGTGAACTTAACGGACTTGTTGAAGAAGCCTATGCCGGACACAAAATTGTCAAAGCATTCGGGCACGAGGACGAGACCTTTGCAAGGTTTAAGGCAATTAATGAAAGACTCTACCAAGCAGGCTATAAAGCACAGTTTATTTCCGGGATCATAATGCCTCTTATGAGATTTGTAAGTAATCTCGGGTATGTGATGATTTGTGTTGTTGGTGGTGTTTTTGCAACAAGAAACATGATCAGCATCGGAGATATTTTAGCCTTTATTCAATATTCAAGACAGTTTACCCAACCCATTGTTCAGACGGCAAATATTGTGAATATTATTCAATCAACCATTGCATCGGCTGAACGTGTTTTTGAACTGCTTGATGAGACTGAAGAAGTCTCCGATGATATTGAGGCTAAGTTAGTTCCGTTCCCCAAAGGAAATGTGCGCTTTGAAAATGTGGATTTTAGCTATAAAGAAGAAGAAGAGCTCCTGAAAAAAATCAATGTTGATGTTAAACCAGGAAGTACGATTGCAATTGTAGGGCCAACAGGTGCAGGTAAAACAACACTAGTAAATTTGTTAATGCGCTTTTATGAGATCAGCAATGGCAAGATATCCATCGATGGAATTGATATCAGGGATATCAAACGCGGTTCTTTACGCAGTATGTTCGGTATGGTTCTTCAAGACACCTGGTTATTTAATGGCACAATCTATGAGAATATTGCTTACGGGCGTGAAGACGCTAGTGAAGAAGAGGTTATAAATGCGGCAAAAGCTGCTCACGCTCACCATTTTATCAAAACACTTCCGGAAGGTTATAACACAATCTTAAATGAAGAAGCTTCAAATATATCCCAGGGTCAAAAGCAGCTATTGACAATCGCCAGAGCTATCTTAGCCAACCCTGTCATCCTTATCCTGGATGAAGCTACAAGCAGCGTTGATTCACGAACAGAGGTTTATATCCAAAAGGCTATGACTGAACTGATGAAGGGCAGAACTAGCTTTGTCATTGCCCATAGGCTTTCTACAATCAGAGATGCAGAGCTAATTCTGGTTATGAATCAGGGGAGTATCATTGAGATGGGCAGTCATAAAGATCTGCTGGCTAGGAAAAGTTTCTACGCAGATCTTTACAATAGCCAGTTTACAGGAAGAAATATAGAAGTCGTGTAA
- a CDS encoding FAD-dependent oxidoreductase: MSILFSPAQIGKLELRNHLVMTPMHLGYSLNGEVNDQLIEFYRARARGGVGLIIIGGCGIDRIGNAFGMIQLDDERYIPGLRQLVDAVHAGGAKIVPQLYQAGRYAHPALTGKPSVAPSPIASKLTGQTPEELTEEKIQEIIASFVKAAIIAQKAEFDGVEIIASAGYLISQFLSPVTNQRKDRYGGDLEARMTFGLEVVEAVRKAVGPDYPMIVRVAGNDFVPGSNTNSESRAFCQALEKAGVNALNVTGGWHETQVPQLTMNVPPGTYTYLAYGIKQAVSIPVIACNRINSPELAESILEEGLADFVGMARPLLADPDLPNKGKSGQSDRIRPCIGCNQGCLDNIFRLKPVSCLVNAEAGREFEHGSIGQSVDRQQILVVGAGCAGMEFARVASLRGHKVTIWEESGEAGGQLALAAAPPERQDFLYFRNYLVNACRELGVTIHYNIKATPETILSAVQNGEFERVVIATGARPITPSIKITEGVKVLQAWDVLLGREKTGRNVVIVGGGAVGVDTALLLAKAGTLNSDTLRFLMEQQAETDQELHQLLTRGTKKITVLEMAKGIGRDIGASTRWSMLADLKRHKVNCLDKHTVLEIHPDGVLVECSNDNTQKVIPADTVVLAIGSRSENELYNALQDKLEKISIIGDAAKPRKVLDAIHEAYSEGIK; this comes from the coding sequence ATGTCAATTTTATTTTCACCAGCTCAAATTGGAAAACTTGAGCTGCGCAATCATTTGGTCATGACTCCAATGCATTTAGGTTATAGTCTAAATGGAGAGGTCAATGATCAACTGATTGAGTTTTATCGCGCACGAGCTAGAGGTGGAGTAGGTCTAATTATTATAGGTGGGTGTGGAATCGATCGGATTGGAAATGCCTTTGGAATGATTCAATTAGATGATGAAAGATATATTCCGGGCCTGCGTCAGTTAGTTGATGCTGTCCACGCGGGAGGGGCAAAGATTGTTCCCCAGCTTTATCAAGCAGGGAGATACGCCCATCCCGCTCTCACCGGTAAGCCTTCAGTAGCTCCTTCTCCAATTGCTTCCAAATTGACAGGGCAAACCCCGGAAGAACTTACCGAGGAAAAAATTCAGGAAATAATTGCTTCATTTGTCAAAGCTGCTATAATTGCGCAAAAAGCCGAATTCGATGGAGTTGAAATTATAGCTAGTGCTGGGTATCTAATATCCCAATTTCTTTCTCCGGTAACCAATCAGCGAAAAGATCGTTATGGTGGAGACCTAGAGGCCCGTATGACCTTTGGACTAGAAGTGGTAGAGGCGGTTCGCAAAGCAGTCGGACCGGACTATCCTATGATTGTACGAGTAGCCGGTAATGATTTCGTACCTGGCAGCAACACCAATTCAGAATCCCGAGCCTTCTGTCAAGCTCTGGAGAAAGCCGGGGTTAATGCCCTTAATGTAACTGGAGGATGGCATGAAACTCAAGTACCTCAGCTCACCATGAATGTGCCTCCCGGAACTTACACTTATCTTGCTTATGGCATTAAACAGGCGGTTTCTATTCCGGTTATTGCCTGTAATCGAATAAACTCTCCTGAACTAGCAGAGAGTATTTTAGAGGAGGGTTTGGCAGATTTTGTCGGTATGGCAAGACCACTGTTAGCTGATCCTGACTTGCCCAATAAAGGGAAAAGTGGACAATCAGATAGAATTCGTCCTTGTATAGGATGTAATCAAGGCTGCTTAGACAATATTTTCCGCCTTAAGCCGGTCAGCTGTTTGGTAAATGCTGAGGCTGGAAGAGAGTTTGAACATGGTTCTATCGGTCAATCTGTTGACAGACAGCAAATCCTTGTGGTTGGAGCCGGCTGTGCAGGAATGGAGTTTGCGAGAGTCGCTTCACTTCGTGGTCATAAGGTAACAATTTGGGAAGAGAGTGGGGAGGCCGGCGGACAATTGGCCTTAGCTGCAGCTCCTCCGGAACGACAAGACTTCCTATACTTTAGAAATTACTTGGTTAACGCCTGTAGGGAGCTTGGGGTAACAATTCACTATAATATAAAGGCTACACCAGAGACGATCTTGTCCGCAGTTCAGAATGGAGAGTTTGAGCGGGTAGTTATTGCCACCGGAGCGCGCCCTATTACACCATCCATAAAAATTACCGAAGGGGTAAAGGTACTGCAGGCCTGGGATGTATTATTAGGTCGTGAAAAGACAGGACGGAATGTAGTTATTGTCGGGGGTGGGGCTGTTGGGGTGGATACGGCTTTGCTTTTAGCGAAAGCAGGTACATTGAATAGCGATACCTTGCGGTTTCTGATGGAACAACAAGCCGAAACAGATCAAGAGCTTCATCAGTTGTTGACACGAGGAACGAAAAAGATTACTGTTTTAGAGATGGCCAAAGGAATTGGGAGAGATATCGGTGCCAGTACCCGTTGGTCAATGTTGGCAGATTTGAAGCGCCATAAAGTAAACTGCTTGGATAAACACACGGTGCTGGAAATTCATCCGGATGGAGTTTTAGTAGAGTGTTCCAATGACAATACTCAAAAGGTTATTCCTGCAGATACTGTTGTATTAGCTATAGGCTCCCGTTCAGAAAATGAACTCTATAACGCATTACAAGATAAGTTAGAGAAAATTAGTATTATTGGAGATGCTGCAAAGCCGCGCAAGGTTCTCGATGCAATTCATGAGGCTTATTCAGAGGGGATTAAATAA
- a CDS encoding MarR family winged helix-turn-helix transcriptional regulator, which translates to MTNENSRNPSRYVCYKLSRVMRKVHRYYEGNLSQYGITPSQFYVLSAVWEKDGLKFKELAKSLEMDGSTLTSILDRLERLDLVERGNDPEDRRSLLVFLTEQAKENIIEMAHLAEKLDQEIKERFTEEEFATFERVLEKLSLD; encoded by the coding sequence TTGACAAATGAGAACAGCAGAAATCCATCAAGATATGTTTGCTACAAACTAAGCAGAGTAATGAGAAAGGTACATAGATATTATGAAGGAAACCTTTCCCAGTATGGAATAACTCCATCTCAATTTTATGTTTTGAGCGCGGTGTGGGAAAAAGACGGCCTTAAATTTAAGGAACTTGCCAAAAGTTTAGAAATGGATGGATCTACCCTTACCTCCATCTTGGATCGCTTGGAACGGCTTGACTTAGTGGAAAGAGGAAATGACCCGGAGGATAGACGATCCCTCCTGGTATTTTTAACGGAACAAGCTAAGGAGAACATCATCGAAATGGCCCATTTAGCTGAAAAGCTTGACCAAGAAATTAAAGAGCGCTTCACGGAAGAGGAGTTTGCCACCTTTGAGAGAGTTCTAGAAAAGCTTTCTTTGGATTAG
- a CDS encoding 4Fe-4S dicluster domain-containing protein, with the protein MGHIINSKEEIYNALAERLSKTPEGAPINEHLMAILHRLYTENEALVGSKFSSIPMPLKKISALTDIEESELKIILDGMSDKGLVLDIPRKDTFYYMLTPMLVGFFEYTFMRTGSQLDLKELAELFETYFHSPGVMKEIAGMDTKVMRTLIYENVIPLAVETEVLDYEKATEVIRQSGGGAITTCACRHEASHLGTACDAPTEVCISLGGAAEWIVRKGLGKPATVEDLLNVLKQTQELGLVHLCDNVMNKPTYICNCCGCCCKVLRGINEQQVFATHPSNFIPSPDLESCVGCGICEEKCHIHAITMTNQEDGTVIPVISNEVCIGCGVCSQACPSESLVMSRRSEIAIPPENIKEKFRRMAAEKGR; encoded by the coding sequence ATGGGTCATATTATTAATTCTAAAGAAGAGATTTATAACGCGCTGGCTGAGCGCCTAAGCAAAACACCGGAAGGAGCGCCTATTAACGAACATCTGATGGCGATTCTTCATCGACTTTATACAGAAAATGAAGCTTTAGTAGGCAGCAAATTTTCTTCAATTCCTATGCCTTTAAAAAAGATTTCAGCTCTGACTGACATTGAAGAGTCAGAATTAAAAATTATATTAGACGGAATGTCAGACAAAGGCTTGGTACTGGATATACCGCGCAAAGATACCTTCTATTATATGTTAACACCCATGTTAGTCGGATTCTTTGAATATACCTTTATGCGCACTGGAAGTCAGCTTGATTTAAAAGAGTTGGCCGAGTTATTTGAAACGTATTTTCACAGCCCAGGTGTAATGAAAGAAATTGCCGGTATGGATACTAAAGTAATGCGGACTCTTATCTATGAAAATGTTATCCCCTTGGCAGTTGAAACTGAAGTATTAGACTATGAGAAGGCAACGGAAGTAATCAGGCAATCAGGCGGAGGTGCGATTACGACTTGCGCGTGTCGTCATGAGGCATCACATTTAGGTACAGCTTGTGATGCTCCGACGGAGGTATGCATCTCTCTAGGTGGGGCAGCGGAATGGATAGTCCGCAAAGGGCTAGGGAAGCCGGCAACGGTGGAGGACTTGTTAAATGTCCTTAAACAAACCCAGGAACTGGGGTTAGTCCATCTATGTGATAATGTCATGAATAAACCAACCTATATTTGTAATTGCTGTGGTTGTTGCTGCAAAGTATTGCGCGGTATCAATGAACAGCAAGTCTTCGCCACTCATCCCAGTAATTTCATCCCATCCCCGGATTTGGAAAGTTGTGTTGGCTGCGGTATTTGTGAGGAAAAATGTCACATTCATGCCATTACTATGACGAATCAAGAAGATGGTACAGTTATCCCAGTCATAAGCAATGAAGTTTGTATTGGTTGTGGAGTATGTTCACAAGCTTGCCCAAGCGAATCCTTAGTCATGTCTCGCCGATCAGAAATAGCTATACCTCCGGAAAACATTAAGGAAAAGTTTAGAAGAATGGCTGCTGAGAAAGGGAGATAA
- a CDS encoding ClC family H(+)/Cl(-) exchange transporter, translating to MTGKTFDGLIHWRDFKLKVFFEGIIIGLFSGLIIVAFRYGLEQAESLRELIYHTTSWSSYKIISLALGLVFIAFTLNLIVKKEPLVSGSGIPQVKGILTGHLKIKWLTVLILKFFGGILAIGAGLSLGREGPSVQIGATVGQGVSRLLGRLKIEEKFLITSGASAGLAAAFNAPLSGVIFAVEELNKNFSPAILMSTVAASLSADLVTKLFYGSSSAFNFPQLPILPVNYYIHLIGLGLIIGLFGGLFNRSLLKTMELKDKLGSLPNTVIIAIPLLIAGVLGYLLPEVLGGGNQLIDSLNQHYFSLSFLILLVLVKFFFTLISYGTGVPGGIFLPILVIGALTGNIYHDLIVNTFHISPLYSNNFIIFAMAAYFTAVVKAPITGSILITEMTGSFSHLWALITVSTVAYLASDLLKTKPIYEALYDRILAKKQPLPKNAETMILIETIVCLGSEISGKTIKTIVWPKHCLLVNIKRGDQEIIPQGDTRIYAGDHIFALVNKNYATEIEHSLCSLTMEIDHLP from the coding sequence TTGACTGGTAAAACATTTGATGGATTGATTCACTGGCGAGACTTTAAGCTTAAGGTATTTTTTGAAGGAATTATCATAGGGCTTTTTTCCGGCTTAATTATTGTTGCCTTCCGATATGGTTTAGAACAGGCAGAGTCATTAAGGGAATTAATTTACCATACAACAAGTTGGTCCAGCTATAAAATAATAAGTTTAGCCCTTGGACTTGTATTCATAGCCTTCACACTGAATCTTATTGTTAAAAAAGAGCCCTTAGTAAGCGGGAGCGGTATTCCACAAGTAAAAGGCATCTTAACCGGGCACCTAAAAATCAAGTGGTTAACCGTTCTCATACTTAAATTCTTTGGAGGCATCCTGGCCATTGGCGCCGGTTTATCCTTAGGGCGAGAAGGGCCTTCCGTGCAAATAGGCGCCACAGTTGGTCAAGGAGTAAGCCGACTGTTAGGCCGTTTAAAAATAGAAGAGAAATTCTTAATTACCAGCGGGGCGAGTGCAGGTTTAGCAGCAGCCTTTAATGCACCCCTATCTGGCGTTATTTTTGCGGTGGAAGAATTAAACAAAAACTTTTCTCCAGCTATTTTGATGTCTACAGTTGCCGCCTCTCTCTCAGCAGATTTAGTAACTAAGCTATTTTATGGGTCATCTTCGGCTTTCAATTTTCCACAACTACCAATTCTGCCAGTCAATTATTATATTCACTTAATTGGATTAGGTCTAATAATCGGCCTTTTTGGCGGCCTTTTTAACCGTTCATTATTAAAGACCATGGAACTAAAGGATAAATTAGGTAGTCTCCCGAACACAGTAATTATTGCTATTCCACTGCTGATTGCCGGTGTTTTAGGTTACCTTCTTCCCGAAGTACTCGGTGGCGGTAATCAATTAATAGACTCTCTAAACCAACACTATTTCTCATTGAGCTTTCTTATCCTCTTAGTATTGGTGAAATTTTTCTTTACTTTAATCAGCTATGGGACAGGTGTTCCTGGGGGCATATTCTTACCGATCTTAGTCATTGGCGCTCTTACGGGTAATATTTATCACGATTTAATTGTTAATACTTTTCATATCAGCCCGCTCTACAGTAATAATTTTATAATTTTCGCAATGGCAGCCTACTTTACGGCGGTTGTTAAAGCGCCTATAACCGGAAGTATTCTTATTACCGAAATGACGGGCTCCTTTAGTCATCTGTGGGCGCTTATCACAGTTTCTACCGTCGCTTACCTAGCAAGTGATCTTTTAAAAACAAAACCAATATATGAAGCACTCTACGATCGAATCCTAGCCAAAAAACAACCTCTCCCTAAAAATGCCGAGACAATGATCTTAATCGAAACCATTGTTTGTTTAGGTTCGGAAATTAGTGGTAAAACTATCAAAACTATTGTCTGGCCCAAACATTGCTTATTAGTAAATATTAAACGCGGAGATCAAGAGATCATACCTCAAGGGGATACAAGAATTTATGCCGGAGATCATATCTTTGCTTTAGTCAACAAGAACTATGCCACGGAAATTGAACACTCTCTTTGTTCACTAACCATGGAAATTGATCATTTACCTTAA
- a CDS encoding ABC transporter ATP-binding protein, with product MLKLFRLLKPYTAYIAAVVVLLFVQVISDLYLPTLMANLVDIGIVSKDINYILKTGGFMLLIAAGGTICAIIAAYLSARTSIGFGKIIRQKLFSKVESFSLHEFDKFGTATLITRTTNDVNQMQQVSVLILTMMVTAPLTSIGGVVMALQQDISLSWVLVVVIPVLFAIIGGTLFRALPLFKLMQEKLDKLNLVLRENLTGIRVIRAFNRIEKEKVRFDDANADLMQNAIKINLIMAALMPAMMLIMNLTTVALVWFGAIRIDSGAMQIGSLLAFIQYATQILFSLLMLVMLFIMIPRAQVSAVRINEVLETDLDIKDPHEPITVTQGKGLVEFKDVSFRYPGADQPAISNLNFVAKPGEVTAIIGGTGSGKSTLINLISRFYDVEKGSILIDGINVKDMSQKALRAKIGFVPQKTVLFSGTIAENIQYGKQDASLEEMKHAADVAQATEFILNMEAGFNHAIAQGGANISGGQKQRLSIARALVRKPEIYIFDDSFSALDFKTDAKLRAALRPEIEKATVFLIAQSVPTVREADKIIVLDEGIIAGIGTHAELLNNCRVYRELVASQLSEEEVG from the coding sequence ATGCTTAAGCTATTTAGATTGCTCAAACCTTATACAGCATATATCGCTGCTGTAGTAGTGCTGCTTTTTGTTCAAGTTATATCTGACCTTTATTTGCCAACCTTAATGGCTAACCTAGTTGATATAGGAATTGTGAGTAAAGACATTAATTATATCCTAAAGACCGGTGGTTTTATGCTGCTTATTGCCGCAGGAGGAACTATTTGTGCAATTATTGCTGCTTATCTGTCTGCTAGAACATCCATAGGCTTTGGGAAAATAATTCGCCAAAAGCTCTTTAGCAAAGTTGAAAGCTTTTCCTTGCATGAGTTTGATAAATTTGGCACAGCAACACTTATTACAAGAACAACTAATGATGTTAACCAAATGCAGCAAGTATCAGTTTTAATCCTTACGATGATGGTGACGGCCCCCCTTACAAGTATCGGTGGAGTTGTTATGGCCTTGCAACAAGATATATCCTTATCCTGGGTTTTAGTTGTTGTAATACCGGTATTGTTTGCAATTATTGGAGGAACGTTATTTAGAGCTTTGCCCCTTTTTAAATTAATGCAGGAAAAGCTTGATAAGTTAAATCTTGTTTTAAGAGAAAACCTGACCGGCATTAGGGTCATACGAGCATTTAATCGCATCGAGAAAGAAAAAGTTCGATTCGATGATGCTAATGCGGATTTAATGCAGAACGCCATTAAAATCAATCTAATTATGGCTGCCTTAATGCCTGCCATGATGTTGATTATGAATTTAACGACGGTAGCTCTTGTCTGGTTCGGAGCTATCAGAATTGACTCGGGAGCCATGCAGATCGGATCGCTTTTAGCGTTTATCCAATATGCAACCCAGATCCTATTCTCATTGTTAATGTTAGTGATGTTGTTTATCATGATTCCCCGTGCTCAGGTCTCTGCGGTCAGGATTAATGAAGTGCTCGAGACAGATTTAGATATCAAAGATCCTCATGAGCCGATAACAGTGACTCAAGGAAAAGGACTGGTTGAATTTAAAGATGTTTCCTTTAGGTATCCCGGTGCAGATCAGCCTGCTATTAGCAACCTCAATTTCGTTGCCAAGCCAGGTGAGGTGACGGCAATTATTGGAGGGACAGGATCAGGTAAATCGACCTTAATCAATTTGATCAGTCGTTTCTACGATGTAGAAAAGGGGAGTATTCTTATCGATGGAATCAATGTTAAGGATATGAGCCAGAAAGCATTAAGAGCAAAGATAGGCTTTGTCCCACAAAAGACTGTTCTTTTTTCAGGGACAATTGCCGAAAATATTCAATATGGAAAACAAGATGCTAGTTTAGAAGAAATGAAGCATGCAGCAGATGTGGCCCAAGCTACAGAATTTATTCTAAATATGGAAGCAGGTTTTAATCATGCCATTGCCCAAGGGGGAGCCAATATTTCTGGAGGCCAGAAACAACGGCTTTCTATTGCCCGTGCTCTCGTACGAAAACCGGAGATATACATTTTTGACGATAGCTTTTCAGCCTTGGATTTTAAAACTGATGCCAAACTACGCGCGGCGCTAAGACCAGAGATTGAAAAGGCAACAGTTTTCTTAATCGCTCAGAGCGTACCCACTGTGAGGGAAGCTGATAAAATTATTGTTTTAGATGAAGGAATTATTGCAGGTATTGGCACTCATGCGGAACTGTTGAACAATTGCAGAGTATATCGTGAACTTGTAGCTTCACAATTGTCTGAGGAGGAAGTAGGATGA
- a CDS encoding MarR family winged helix-turn-helix transcriptional regulator — MENENKSAMVASLFQEVMMLFRSSMSKVFEDVGITPPQGMVLGFLSKEKKLKINELSSKMNLSNSTVSGIVDRLEKQGMVERLRSETDRRVVYVSITPNFKDMHECFHVKFERKMENVLSKGSSKDLEKVYEGLSTLRNLLREYDKD; from the coding sequence ATGGAAAACGAAAATAAAAGTGCAATGGTCGCAAGTCTTTTTCAGGAAGTAATGATGCTCTTTAGAAGCAGTATGAGTAAAGTGTTTGAAGACGTGGGCATAACTCCACCCCAAGGCATGGTTCTTGGGTTCTTAAGTAAAGAAAAAAAATTAAAAATCAATGAGCTGAGCAGCAAAATGAATCTGTCAAATAGTACCGTGTCAGGTATTGTTGACAGGCTTGAAAAACAGGGCATGGTAGAAAGATTAAGAAGTGAAACCGACCGGCGGGTGGTCTATGTGAGTATAACCCCAAATTTCAAGGACATGCATGAATGCTTTCACGTAAAATTTGAGAGAAAGATGGAAAACGTTTTGAGCAAAGGCAGCTCCAAAGACCTTGAAAAAGTATACGAGGGATTGAGTACCCTGAGAAATCTATTAAGAGAATATGATAAAGATTAA